From Deinococcus planocerae, the proteins below share one genomic window:
- a CDS encoding toll/interleukin-1 receptor domain-containing protein produces the protein MARRTPPDRPLIFISHFSAEQEIALKLQELLDRAFLGQVNIFVSSDDRSIRMGADFNGTIQDALRATRYGLLILSPAALRRPWVNIEFGALWVQNKPVTPICHSGLSPAQLPPPYVNHNGLSATDVRALNKLVANLAQEVEMRAPTVDWQPFLDVVQAAEQAARHRDLDTVAGAVATLTRACGQPEFPQQLRAGGHQYTLGDHEQGAHAALAVLRDHGLVEQRFQHRTQGPAGPGKTYELSGTAAYGELWLDPAFPGLLGQALGRPVPTLLEVSSGDAGQVREDHHLERVRPGAPAATAQRPDEPEELRLLEAAVRDAWEALSHYRSDPPVNTAPLRRQGQTLRERLHAAEGARPGFTAAIGGSAGREQMWSDLAQMTAVQPAVERLGELVEDLRARLRLPLNEARPAVVPRDDRG, from the coding sequence ATGGCCCGCCGGACGCCCCCAGATCGCCCGCTGATCTTTATCTCGCATTTCAGCGCCGAACAGGAGATCGCCCTCAAGCTCCAGGAGCTGCTCGACCGGGCCTTTCTCGGCCAGGTGAACATCTTCGTGTCGTCGGACGACCGCAGCATCCGGATGGGGGCAGATTTCAACGGGACCATTCAGGACGCCCTGAGGGCCACCCGGTACGGCCTGCTGATCCTGAGCCCCGCCGCCCTGCGGCGGCCCTGGGTGAACATCGAGTTCGGCGCGCTGTGGGTTCAGAACAAGCCGGTCACCCCCATCTGCCACTCCGGCCTGAGCCCGGCCCAGCTTCCCCCACCGTATGTGAACCACAACGGCCTGAGCGCGACGGACGTCCGGGCCCTAAACAAGCTGGTGGCCAACCTCGCCCAGGAGGTGGAGATGCGGGCGCCGACCGTGGACTGGCAGCCCTTCCTCGACGTGGTCCAGGCCGCCGAGCAGGCCGCGAGGCACCGGGACCTGGACACGGTCGCGGGCGCGGTCGCCACGCTCACCCGGGCCTGCGGTCAACCGGAGTTCCCGCAGCAGTTGCGGGCAGGGGGGCACCAGTACACCCTGGGCGACCATGAACAGGGTGCCCACGCCGCCCTGGCCGTGCTGAGGGACCACGGCCTGGTCGAGCAGCGGTTTCAACACCGGACCCAGGGGCCGGCGGGGCCAGGGAAAACGTACGAGCTGTCGGGGACGGCCGCCTACGGCGAGCTGTGGCTCGATCCGGCGTTTCCCGGCCTGCTCGGCCAGGCGCTGGGACGTCCGGTCCCCACGCTCCTCGAGGTCAGCTCCGGCGACGCCGGCCAGGTGCGGGAAGACCATCACCTCGAGAGGGTCCGACCGGGCGCGCCCGCGGCGACGGCCCAACGCCCGGACGAGCCCGAGGAACTCCGGCTTCTGGAGGCGGCCGTCCGGGACGCCTGGGAAGCGCTCAGCCACTACCGCTCGGACCCGCCGGTCAACACGGCGCCGCTCCGGCGGCAGGGCCAGACCCTGCGGGAACGGCTGCACGCCGCCGAGGGGGCCCGTCCCGGGTTCACGGCGGCCATCGGCGGCAGCGCCGGGCGCGAGCAGATGTGGAGTGACCTCGCGCAGATGACCGCCGTTCAGCCCGCGGTCGAACGGCTTGGCGAGTTGGTCGAGGACCTGCGCGCCCGGCTCCGGCTCCCGCTGAATGAGGCTCGTCCTGCAGTTGTGCCCAGGGATGACCGGGGGTGA
- a CDS encoding MIP/aquaporin family protein has product MTAPLPRALAAEALGTFALVFFGPGAAVVQAQTGALGHLGVAAVFGLTIAAVIAALAPISGAHINPAATLALTLAGRFPPGRVLPYVAAQLLGAVAAAFLLLALFGRGGNLGVTLPAGSVGQAFTLEAVLTFFLLLVALRSGRPGVVGGVVALEAAMGGPITGASMNPARSFGPALVSGLWTAHWLYWVAPLLGAVLAVAVNALLSPNEPEPGLAQEFVPEQEPL; this is encoded by the coding sequence GTGACGGCACCCCTCCCGCGTGCCCTCGCAGCGGAGGCGCTGGGCACCTTCGCGCTGGTGTTCTTCGGCCCGGGTGCGGCGGTGGTGCAAGCGCAGACCGGCGCCCTCGGACACCTGGGCGTGGCTGCCGTGTTCGGGCTGACTATTGCGGCGGTGATCGCGGCGCTCGCCCCGATCAGCGGGGCGCACATCAATCCGGCGGCCACCCTCGCCCTGACCCTGGCGGGCCGCTTCCCACCCGGACGGGTCCTGCCCTACGTCGCCGCCCAACTGCTCGGCGCTGTCGCGGCGGCGTTCCTGCTGCTGGCGCTGTTCGGCAGGGGTGGCAACCTCGGGGTCACGCTTCCGGCCGGAAGCGTGGGCCAGGCGTTCACCCTTGAAGCCGTGCTGACCTTCTTCCTGCTGCTGGTCGCGCTGCGCTCGGGGCGGCCCGGGGTGGTGGGCGGGGTCGTCGCCCTGGAGGCCGCGATGGGCGGCCCGATCACCGGGGCGAGCATGAATCCGGCCCGCAGTTTCGGCCCGGCCCTGGTGAGTGGCCTCTGGACGGCCCACTGGCTGTACTGGGTGGCCCCCCTGCTCGGCGCTGTGCTGGCGGTGGCCGTCAACGCCCTGCTGAGCCCCAACGAACCCGAGCCCGGTCTCGCTCAGGAGTTCGTACCCGAACAAGAACCTCTCTGA
- a CDS encoding arsenate reductase ArsC, which yields MTRVLILCTHNSARSQMAEALTRAAAQRRGLDLDVHSAGTEATRVKDDAKTVMAEIGLSLDNHTSKTLWDVPDPQNFDYVITVCDSAAEACPAYPGRTHRLHYPFTDPSGGSLDRWRMVRDQLREQFEAFVQALGEGRPVPETYEDSPAVPVA from the coding sequence GTGACCCGCGTTCTGATCCTGTGCACCCACAACTCCGCCCGCTCCCAGATGGCCGAGGCCCTGACCCGCGCGGCGGCGCAGCGCCGCGGCCTCGACCTCGACGTGCATTCCGCCGGGACCGAGGCCACCCGGGTCAAGGACGACGCGAAGACCGTCATGGCGGAGATCGGCCTGAGCCTGGACAACCACACCAGCAAGACGCTCTGGGACGTGCCGGACCCCCAGAACTTCGACTACGTGATTACCGTCTGCGACTCGGCCGCCGAAGCCTGCCCCGCCTACCCGGGCCGGACCCACCGACTGCACTACCCCTTCACCGATCCCAGCGGCGGAAGTCTCGACCGCTGGCGCATGGTGCGTGACCAGCTCCGGGAACAGTTCGAGGCTTTCGTGCAGGCGCTGGGGGAAGGGCGGCCAGTGCCCGAAACCTACGAGGACAGCCCTGCCGTCCCCGTCGCCTGA
- a CDS encoding HNH endonuclease yields the protein MRLHRQVAAELLGRRLLPGEVVHHIDGDSLNNAPENLLVLPSQRHHASLEQDLRRARRGQPTLFPHLLEAERGWSRGTLFQHVG from the coding sequence GTGCGGCTGCACCGTCAGGTGGCCGCTGAACTCCTGGGGCGCCGGCTCCTCCCCGGCGAGGTCGTCCACCACATTGACGGCGACTCCCTGAACAACGCTCCTGAAAACCTGCTGGTCCTTCCCAGCCAGCGGCACCACGCCTCGCTGGAGCAGGACCTTCGGCGGGCTAGGCGCGGCCAGCCCACCTTGTTTCCGCACCTGCTGGAAGCGGAGCGGGGCTGGTCCCGGGGCACGCTGTTCCAGCACGTCGGTTGA
- a CDS encoding ArsR/SmtB family transcription factor, with protein sequence MTTVAVPSVLDQLKALSHEIRFELVRHLAGGERCVCDLEALLELPQSKVSYHLGILREAELVSSEQRGKNTYYSLRQDQFFQLGGNLLGEIFMGPLALTHQTKSIC encoded by the coding sequence GTGACGACCGTGGCAGTCCCCAGCGTGCTCGACCAGCTCAAGGCCCTCTCCCACGAGATTCGCTTTGAGTTGGTCCGGCACCTGGCGGGCGGCGAGCGTTGCGTCTGCGACCTCGAAGCCTTGCTGGAGCTTCCCCAGTCCAAGGTCTCTTACCACCTGGGCATCCTCCGCGAAGCCGAGCTGGTTTCCTCCGAGCAGCGCGGCAAGAACACCTATTACAGCCTGCGGCAAGATCAATTCTTTCAGTTGGGTGGGAACCTGTTGGGCGAGATTTTCATGGGTCCGCTCGCCTTGACGCATCAAACGAAATCCATATGCTGA